One window of the Oncorhynchus mykiss isolate Arlee chromosome 5, USDA_OmykA_1.1, whole genome shotgun sequence genome contains the following:
- the ociad1 gene encoding OCIA domain-containing protein 1, protein MSQTSMGFTDQQQQGAQSQVGAPYIPTEDEKRVFRECNQESFWYRSLPLTAVAVSVAQALVMKGVLAPSPRFGSLPKVAIAGLFGYIGGKISYTKICQEKFKNLENSPLGEALRQGQRHIPQQFAPQNPSELGDPNQAFFEQASQSVAEPRTQADSFSYPSDFSYSDQGALLSPPLSESDPTGAAADVNQPVPPYLDDETPKKRPTLYEDLRSRNRENYEVTLTQKADILLKSPAETPVPKRDVKKNQYGDAWDE, encoded by the exons ATGTCACAAACGTCAATGGGATtcactgatcaacaacaacaagggGCTCAG AGTCAAGTTGGGGCACCCTACATTCCCACGGAGGATGAGAAGAGAGTGTTTCGGGAATGCAACCAAGAGAGCTTTTGGTACAGAT CCCTTCCATTAACTGCTGTGGCAGTGTCTGTAGCTCAAGCACTCGTTATGAAAG GAGTCCTTGCACCCTCACCACGATTTGGTTCCCTGCCTAAAGTAGCTA TTGCTGGTCTGTTTGGGTACATTGGAGGGAAGATCTCCTACACAAAGATATGTCAGGAGAAGTTCAAAAATCTGGAGAATTCCCCATTGGGTGAAGCTCTAAGACAAGGACAACGTCATATCCCTCAACA GTTTGCTCCTCAGAACCCATCAGAGTTGGGAGATCCTAACCAGGCTTTTTTTGAACAAGCCTCCCAGTCAGTGGCGGAACCTCGCACCCAAGCAGACTCCTTCAGCTACCCTAGTGACTTCTCCTATAGTGATCAGGGTGCTCTGTTGAGCCCTCCCCTCAGTGAGTCTGACCCCACAGGAGCTGCAGCTGATGTCAACCAACCAG TCCCTCCTTACTTGGATGATGAGACTCCCAAAAAGAGACCAACCCTGTACGAGGACCTACGAAGCAGAAACCGTGAGAACTACGAGGTTACCCTGACCCAAAAGGCAGACATTCTGCTCAAGTCCCCGGCTGAAACACCTGTTCCGAAGAGAGATG